The Phycisphaeraceae bacterium genome contains the following window.
GGCCCACTTCCGCCTCCGACCAGCCTGCCGGTGGTTCGCCGAGGTCGCGGAGCGCCTCCGCGAGCTGTGCCACGGTGCGGCCGGCGCGAGCCTGCTCCTCGAACACCGTGCCCGCAACCACGCGCACGCGCTCGCCCTCGCCGGTGCCATCCATCACGCTGACCGCGATGGCGGGGTCCTTCGCGGAGCTGCGCACGGCCTCGCGAACGATCTGCCGAATCCGGCCCATCGAAACGCCCGCGGGAGCGTCAACGGTGACCTCGCCCTGCTCACTTCGAAGGGTCAGCGAGAGCGGCGTTGCCGTCCGCTGCGCTTCGCCTGGAACAATCGCCTCTCGAGGCACGAAGAGCAGCGGCGCGCCGCCTAGGCGTCGGATCCGATCGGCGGCCCCGTCGTGACCGGCCTGCGCCGCCGCCTCGCGTGTCTTCGCGAGATCGATCTCACCGGAGCGGAGCGCGCTTTCGACCAGCGGCTTGAAGCGCGCCTGCGCGTCGCCGATGCGTCCTTCGACCATCGCCGCGAGCGCAAAGGAGGCGATGGTGATGAAGAAGCCGATTGCGATCTTCCGAATCGGCGTCAGGGTGATGACCTTGCCAAGGGCGGGATAGATGAGGTAGGTGAAGATCGGAATGAGGATGAGAATGAGCAGCGGGTTGACCGCCTGCACCTGGCTCTCGAGGAGGAGCATGCCCATGAAGCGTCGATCCATCGTCTGCGCCTGCTGCACCCATGCCGAGCCGGTCTGGTCGTAGAGCGCCCAGAAGACCGCCACGAAGAGATAGACCGGCACGAGCTTCGCGATCACCGTCAGGCCTTCGCGCGAGAGGAAGGTCTCGCGCACGAAGTCGAGTCCGCGCGGCGGAATGTGGACGAATCGCTTGCGTCCGGCCCAGAAGCAAAGCGTCGCGATCGCCATGAGGATGCCGGGAATGCCGAACGCCCACGCCGGCCCGCCGATGATCACATCGGGCCCCTTGCGGTCGAGGATCCACGGCGTCAGCAGCGTCGAGAAGAGCGAACCGAAGTTGATCGAGAAGTAGAACCAGCCGTAGACGCGCGACAGAAGGCCCTTGTTGCTCTCTCCGAACTGATCGCCGACATGGGCCGAGACGCAGGGCTTGATTCCACCGGAGCCGACCGCGATCAGGAAGAGACCGATGAAGAGCCATGTGCGCGGCTCCATGGTCGCTTCCAGCGCCGCCGGCGGCATGTCCATGAGCGCGAGCGCCAGGTGCCCGATGCAGTAGACGATCGACAGCAGCATGATCGTCAGGTACTTGCCGAGGATCGCATCAGCGACGAGCGCGCCGAGGATCGGGAAGAAGTACGCGCCCGCGGTGAAGAGCGCCATCGCCTGGCGCGCCTCGGACGCCTCCATCGGGCTCGGCTGGCCCGATGAGCTGGTGAGGTACTGCGTCATGAAGACGACGAGGATCGCCTTCATGCCGTAGAAGCTGAACCGCTCCGCCGCCTCGTTCCCGATGATGAAGGGAATCCCGCTCGGCATCCGCGTGCTGGGCACTGGAGCCGTGAGGTACTTGCTCATGGGCCGCAAGCGTACGGTGAACGCCGGGAATCAGCCGACCGGCGCGATCGCGGTGAGCGTCGGGCCGTCGGGCCCAAGGGGGATTCCAAGCGCAAGCCACGCCAGCAGGAAGCAGGTCCAGACGACGAGCGCCACCAGCGAGTACGGCAGCACCAGCGCAATGAGCGTGCCGAGCCCCGCCCCCGCCTCATAGCGGCGAATGGCCACAAGGATCACCACCAGGTAGGCGTTGAGCGGCGTGATCGGGTTCGACACCGAGTCACCGACGCGATACGCCGCCTGGGTGATCTCGGGCGCCACGCCGAGCCCCGCCAGCAGCGGCACCAGCACGGGAGCCAGCACAGCCCACTTGGCGCTCGCACTCGACATGATGATGTTGACGACCGCCGTCAGCAGCACCGTGCTCGTGACGAGGAAGTACGGTGAGAGATTCAACTGCTCGAGCGCTTCAACTCCCTGAATCGCGATCATGCTTCCAAGGCGCGAGTGATCGAACCACTTGATGAACTGCCCGGCGAAAAAGGCGAGCACGAGGTAGGCCCCCATGCTCGCCATGGTGTCCCCCATGCGAGAGGCGACATCGCGATCGCTGCGGACCGTGCCCGCGGCGACGCCATAGGCGATGCCGGGAAGCAGGAAGCCGATGAAGATGATCGGCACGATGGCACCGGTCCAGAGCGGCGCCGTGCGTCCGGGGGCGGGTGCGTACTCGCCCTGGAGCGGCCAGCCTGGAACGAGCGTCATCGCGACAAGCACGCCTCCGGTCGCAAGCGCCGTCGCCAGCGCCACCAGCAGGCCGCGCCGCTCTTCCGCGTGCAGCGGCTCGGGACCATCGGCGCTCAGGCCCGCCGCAGCAATCTGCCGGTCGATGGTCGCGCGGCTGAATCGTGGCTCGCTCACGAAGTGGCAGACGGCCCAGCCGATCAGCACCACGAGCCCGGTCGAACCGATCATGAAGAACCAGTTGCAGGCGACATCGACCTGGGCGTTGGGATTCGTGAGCTGCGCCGCCTGTTGCGTGAGCCCCTGAAGCAGCGGATCGAGCGCCGTCAGCAGCAGGTTGGCGCTGAATCCACCCGCCACACCGAAGGTCACCGCTGCCAAACCCGCCAGAGGCGCGCGGCCTGCCTTCGCGAAGACCGCGGCAGCGAGGGGCGGCAGGATGACATAGCCCGCATCGGCTGCGGCGCTCGACATCACGCCGGCAAAGACCACCGCCGGCGTGAGCAGCGCCGCTGGCGTCGCCAGGACGATCAGCTTCAGGACGGCGCCGAAGAGACCGGTGCGCTCCGCGACGCCGATGCCGAGCATCGCGACCAGCACGACGCCGAGCGGATGGAACTCGAGGAAGTTCTTGACCGCGTTGAGCCACATCCACTGGATGCCCTCCGAGGTCAGCAGATTGCGCGCACGAATCTCCTGGTTGGCGTTGATCGGATCTGCGACGGTCCAGCCGCTCCACGCTGCCCACGCCGAACCGAGCGCCACCAGGATGCAGCCGATGACAAAGAGGGTTGCCGGATCGGGCAGGCGATTCCCGATGCGCTCGATCCAGCCCAGAATCCCGCGCAGCTCCTGCGATGATCGGGGTGCACTCGTCATGGTCGGGAGACTAGAAGAACCGGGCGGTGCTCGCGAGGGCGCGGGCGGCATCGGCTTGCGCCTGCCGCGCGGCTTCATGGTTGCGCTGACTCTGGCGGCGCATTCTCTGACGGCTCATCGTTCGCGTCGCGCAGGGATCACGGCAGCGAGCTGCTGTCGACCTGTGAGAGGGGGCCGGAACAGGGCCGCATCGCTCCCTTGCCCGCGCCGAAGTGTCGGACACACCGCTGCGTCGCGGAGATTGCGCCGAGGGTCACTTGCCGCCAGCGGCTTGCGCGGCGATCGCCTCGCGCACGCGAGCCATCATCGTGGCGTGAAACGGATTGTGGCGCAGCCGCATGAGGTCATCGGCGGAGACCGCCAGCGCTCCTCGCTCTCCGCGCATCGAGAGGCTGCCGAGATGAAGACGCGGCGTGAGCGACGGAACACGGCCATCGCCATAGAGGGGATCTTCGGGCGGGAATGGAATCGCCACATGGGCCAGCGAGAAGACCTGAAGCGGCCACTGCGCATCGAGCGGGCGACGCTCGAGCTCCCCCTGACCGCGCCGGTGATCGACCTCCTCGAGTTCGCGGCTGCCCGGATTCACATTGGTGATGAGCGTGAAGCGATAGGGAAGGCTCGGATCCCGGAGCAGTCGCTCGATGTCGGGCACGGAGCGCGAAAGCAGGCCGTCGAGTTGATGGCCGCGGTTGACATCGAAGCAGACGATCTCACTGCCGTTGTCGGGCAGCCGGTCATAGAGGCGCGTGATGAGGTCGCGGGCCACGATCGTCGAATCGACGAGCGACTGGAACGAGAGGATCGGCGGCACGCGGGCGATCACACCGCTTGAGACGGCGCGGTCGATCGCCGTGGTGACCGCGCCGGTCAGCGCCCAAGACTGGGCGCCGGCATGCTGCGGAAAACTGTTGTACTTGAACGGGTCGTATTCGGGCTCCACCGAGAGCCAGCGGGCCTTGTTGTAGAAGGGCATCCACGAGTAGAGCCGGTGCACATTCGAGAACGCGGCGAGCGGCGTGATGCCGATCGCGGGCGAGAAGAGAATGAGTTGATCAGGCGCGCGCTCACCCTTCTCGAGCAGTTCGAGCGTGAGCAGGACGGCCAGCGCGCCTCCAGTCGAGTAGCCGACAAGAACGAGTGGCGTTCCTGCCGGCACGCGCTCTTCCAAACCTCGCCACGCAATCTTGACCGCCTCGTACCAATCCTGCCAATCGGCCTTCAGAATGCCCGCGGGAACAGTGCCATGACCGGGATAGCGCAGGCAGATGGAGAGGAAGCCCGCGTCGGTGAGTTCCTCGGCGGTCGAGCGCATGCTGTAGGGCGAATCGGTGAGTCCATGCAGGAGCAGCGCGCCGCCGACGGCGGGGCCGTTCGGGATCAGGATCTGCGTGCGATTCCAGTTGGGGCTGAAGGTCGCGGGGTCGCCGAGCCCGCCCTTCACGAAGCGGATCACCGGCGAAGTGCGCTGCGCCTCCGCCGAGTCGAGGTAGTAGCCGTCGAGCTCGGCGAAGACCTCGTCTTCAAGGCGCAGGTAGTCATCGAAGCTCATGCCCTTGCGTGCGAGGCGCGCGGTGAACTCCGAGCGCGGCGCCTCCTGATGCCAGCGAGCCAGTGGCGCCATCGATCGAACCCGCATGGCCTCGGCCGCAAGGAGCGTGCCAATCACCAGAACCACCGTCCATGCGATGAGGAGCGAGACACCAAGAAGCAGATGGCGCGTGCGCGACGAGAGACTCATGGGCGGGAGCGTACCGCCGCCCAATGCCGACCAGAGGAGTTGCCGCACGCTCAGAGAATGCGCTCGGCCTGCGGATAGCTGCCGAGCACCGTCAGCGAAAGGCAGTGCGCCGATGCGTCTGCAATGGCGAGCTGCAGAGCCGGGTCGTCCCGATGCGCCTCGACATCGATGAAGAAGATGTAGCGCCAGTTCTCGCGGGAACTCGGCCGCTTCTCGATGTGACTCAGGTTGAGCTTCTGGCGCCGAAAGGCATCGAGCACCTCGACAAGCGCGCCAGGTGTGTGTTGCGCGGCGAACATGATCGTGGTCTTGTCGCGTCCGCTCGGGCGCGACGGCTCGCGGCCGATGACGAGGAAGCGCGTCACATTGCCCGCGCGATCCTGGATTCCTTCGAAGAGCACATGCAGGCCGTAGATCTCTCCTGCAATCGGGCTGCCGATCGCGGCCGCACCGGAAGACGCCTCGCTCGCTGCAATCTTCGCGGCCGCGGCGGTGCTCGCCTCGGGCACGAGTTCAGCCTGCGGATAGCGACGCGAAAGCCAGTGACGACACTGGGCGAAAACCTCGCCTCGGGAGTGAATGCGACGAATCTCATTGGGGGCGCAGTTGGCAAGCAGCACCTGGTTCACTTCGACGAGCGCCTCGGCGGCGATCGTGACGGCGTGCTCCTGGAAGGCGTCGAGCGTCTCGGTGACGCTGCCCCCGATCGAGTTCTCGTAGGGCACCAATCCGTAATGGATGTGACCCTTCGTGATCTCCTCGAAGACGAGCGAGATCTCGGAGAGATCGGCGTACTCGACGCTCGAGCCGAAGTGCCGCACCGCCGCGAGATGGCTGAAGGTGCCCGGCGGACCGAGGTAGCCGATGCGCAGCGGTCGCTCGAGCGCAAAACTCCCCGACATGATCTCGCGGAAGACCGCCTCGACGGTCCGTGCCTGCAATGGACCGGGATTGCGCCGGACTGCGCGTTCGATCACCTCGCGTTCGCGATGGGGGGCGTAGATCGCGCCGCCGCCGGCCCGTTTCGCGTGGCCCACCTCGACCACCAGCGACGCGCGCTCCGCCATGAGCTTCACGATCGCCTCATCGATCGAGTCGATTCGAACGCGGAGGTCCGCGAGTGTCTGCTCCATCGCCTGGCTGGCCGACGGGGAACCCGGGCCACCGGCGGGCGTTGAGAGCGTGGGTTCGGGGGGCGGGTCGGGGGGCACTTGTGGCATTTGATCGGCGATTGGGGCGGGCCGCCAGAGGGTCAGCCGCATCTCGGCAGGAAGATGCCGCCGCAACGCCCCGAAGGACCGATAGAGTGACCGTCGCATCATGACGGTGGTCGCAACTGTGTCGACTGGTTCGCTCGTCTCGCCGTTCGTCCCGGCGGGCGGGGTGCTGTTGCTCCTGCTCGCGGCGGGGCTGCTGCTCTGGGCGTTCGGTGGGCGACTCCTGCGACCCGGTCTCGCGATCATCGGATTGCTCGCGGGCATTCCGGCGGGACTGTGGCTTGGAGCGGTCGCCGCGCCCGAGGTGCCGCCTGCCTTCTTCGCCGCGGGCGGTGCGCTCGCCGGTCTCGTCATCGCGTGCGTGAGTTACCTGGTGGCGCTTGCGTCGGTCACGGCGGCCCTGGCGGGCGTGGTTGCGCTTCTTGGTGCGTGGAGCGCCGCGGACCTCGGCTTCATCGATGCGGGCGCGGCATCGAATCGCATCGAGAGCGCGACCGAGGCGCTCGCTGCGCCACATGATTCGCCCATTGCGCGCGAAGCTCTCACCCAGATCTGGCTTGCAACGAAGGGCTCGGGAGCGAGCTCGGGCACCGTCGCGCTCCGCGATGACGGCGAAGAGGGGCAGGCGAAGACGGGCGTGCTCGTTCGCCTTGTTGATGCGACGCGGCAGACCTGGGAGGAGATGCCGCCACCGCGGCGCACGCTGCTCTCAGCGTCGCTTGCGACAGGTCTGGTGATCGGCCTTCTCTTCGGGCTGCTCTTTGCCGACGCGGCGGCCAAGCTCGTCACGAGTCTCGCGGGCAGCTTGCTGCTGCTTGTTGCCGGCATGCCGCTCCTTTCAGCGGCGCTCGGGCGGAGCGAGGACCTGCTGCCCCCCCGCCCCGCGTCGTGGTTTGTTGCGCTCGGGCTCCTCACGATCATCGGCTTCGGCGTGCAGCGGATGACGGGCGCCCCGCCGCGCCGCGAGTCGAAGCGCGACCAGTGATCCCCGCGGCCGGTGAAGGGCCTATGCTCCGCGACTCCCTTGACCGCCACGGTGGTCGATGATCGCAAACCACGCATGGACCATTTCACCTATCTCGATGGCCGTCTCTTCTGCGAGCAACTCTCCGCCGAGTCGCTGGCCAAGGCTGCCGGAACGCCGCTCTATGTCTACTCCGCGGCCACGCTGAGGGATCACTTCAAGCGCCTCGAGCAGGCGTTCACGCCCGTCAAGCCGCTCGTCTGTTTCAGCGTCAAGTGCAATGCGAATCTCTCGGTGCTGCGCCTGCTGGCCGCCGAGGGTGCGGGCATGGATGTCGTGAGCGGCGGCGAATTGATGCGGGCGCGGCGCGCCGGTGTGCCCGCCTCGAGCTGCGTCTTCGCCGGTGTCGGCAAGAGCGACGAGGAGATCGAACTCGCTCTTCGCGAGGGCATCGGGCTGCTGAACATCGAGAGCGAGGCGGAGTTTGAGAATGTCGCCGCGATCGCGCGGCGCCTCGGCCTGCGGTGCGACGCCGCGCTGCGGATCAACCCCGATGTCGACCCCAAGACGCATCGCTACACGACCACCGGTCGCAAGGAGACGAAGTTCGGCGTCGACCTCGAGCGGGCGCGCGCCTTCTTCGCTCGTTACGGCCGCGATGAGTTCGCGCGGTTGCGCGGGCTGCACCTGCACATCGGCTCACCCGTGTACACGACCGATCCCTATGTGCAGAGTGTGACGAAGGCGCTGGCGCTCAAGGAACAACTGGAGCGCGATGGGTTCACCATCGACGCCCTCGACCTCGGCGGCGGCTTCGGCGCCGACTACACCACGGGTCAGAGCCCGATGGTGCAGGCCTATGCCGATGCGATCGTTCCCCTGCTCTTGCCGCATCATGCGCGCGGGCTTCGCCTCTTCCTCGAGCCCGGGCGCACGATTGCCGCGAATGCGGGCATCCTGCTGACGCGCGTCCTCTACATGAAGCGCTCGGGCGACAAGCGCTTCGCGATCTGTGATGCGGGCATGCAGACCCTTCTGCGGCCAAGCCACTACGAGGCGTTTCACTTCATCTGGCCCGCGAACCCGGGCACGCCGATGGTGCCGCCGTCGCGCTCGACCGATCCCGGGCTGCCCGGACTGTCGCCGTGCGATGTTGTCGGCCCGATCTGCGAGACGGGTGACTTCCTGGCGGTCGATCGGGCGCTTCCCGAGCTTGCGCGAGGCGACTTGCTCGCCGTCTTCTCAGCCGGTGCCTATGGCATGACCATGGCCAGCCGCTACAACAGTTCGCCGCTTCCCGCGGAGGTGCTGGTCGATGGCGACACGGCCACCGTGGTGCGGCAGCGCGAGGCGTGGGATGACCTGATGGCGCATGAGTCGGCGCCGGTGCCGCTCAAGGTGTCAGCCGGTGCGACCGCCGCGCGACCCGCTGGCGTGCGTTGAGGAGTCCCGATGGTTCGACTCGAGAATGATGGCGTCTGGGTCACGCTGAAGGAGACGATCGCCGCACATCACGAGGAGGTCTTCGCGTGTCTCACGACCGAAGCGGGCCTCATTCGGTGGTTTCCCGTGGCGTGCCAGGTTGAGTTGCGGACGGGCGGCCAGATGAAACTCGCCTTTGATGCGAAGTT
Protein-coding sequences here:
- a CDS encoding AbgT family transporter produces the protein MTSAPRSSQELRGILGWIERIGNRLPDPATLFVIGCILVALGSAWAAWSGWTVADPINANQEIRARNLLTSEGIQWMWLNAVKNFLEFHPLGVVLVAMLGIGVAERTGLFGAVLKLIVLATPAALLTPAVVFAGVMSSAAADAGYVILPPLAAAVFAKAGRAPLAGLAAVTFGVAGGFSANLLLTALDPLLQGLTQQAAQLTNPNAQVDVACNWFFMIGSTGLVVLIGWAVCHFVSEPRFSRATIDRQIAAAGLSADGPEPLHAEERRGLLVALATALATGGVLVAMTLVPGWPLQGEYAPAPGRTAPLWTGAIVPIIFIGFLLPGIAYGVAAGTVRSDRDVASRMGDTMASMGAYLVLAFFAGQFIKWFDHSRLGSMIAIQGVEALEQLNLSPYFLVTSTVLLTAVVNIIMSSASAKWAVLAPVLVPLLAGLGVAPEITQAAYRVGDSVSNPITPLNAYLVVILVAIRRYEAGAGLGTLIALVLPYSLVALVVWTCFLLAWLALGIPLGPDGPTLTAIAPVG
- a CDS encoding alpha/beta fold hydrolase produces the protein MSLSSRTRHLLLGVSLLIAWTVVLVIGTLLAAEAMRVRSMAPLARWHQEAPRSEFTARLARKGMSFDDYLRLEDEVFAELDGYYLDSAEAQRTSPVIRFVKGGLGDPATFSPNWNRTQILIPNGPAVGGALLLHGLTDSPYSMRSTAEELTDAGFLSICLRYPGHGTVPAGILKADWQDWYEAVKIAWRGLEERVPAGTPLVLVGYSTGGALAVLLTLELLEKGERAPDQLILFSPAIGITPLAAFSNVHRLYSWMPFYNKARWLSVEPEYDPFKYNSFPQHAGAQSWALTGAVTTAIDRAVSSGVIARVPPILSFQSLVDSTIVARDLITRLYDRLPDNGSEIVCFDVNRGHQLDGLLSRSVPDIERLLRDPSLPYRFTLITNVNPGSRELEEVDHRRGQGELERRPLDAQWPLQVFSLAHVAIPFPPEDPLYGDGRVPSLTPRLHLGSLSMRGERGALAVSADDLMRLRHNPFHATMMARVREAIAAQAAGGK
- the pheA gene encoding prephenate dehydratase, with product MPQVPPDPPPEPTLSTPAGGPGSPSASQAMEQTLADLRVRIDSIDEAIVKLMAERASLVVEVGHAKRAGGGAIYAPHREREVIERAVRRNPGPLQARTVEAVFREIMSGSFALERPLRIGYLGPPGTFSHLAAVRHFGSSVEYADLSEISLVFEEITKGHIHYGLVPYENSIGGSVTETLDAFQEHAVTIAAEALVEVNQVLLANCAPNEIRRIHSRGEVFAQCRHWLSRRYPQAELVPEASTAAAAKIAASEASSGAAAIGSPIAGEIYGLHVLFEGIQDRAGNVTRFLVIGREPSRPSGRDKTTIMFAAQHTPGALVEVLDAFRRQKLNLSHIEKRPSSRENWRYIFFIDVEAHRDDPALQLAIADASAHCLSLTVLGSYPQAERIL
- the lysA gene encoding diaminopimelate decarboxylase, which produces MDHFTYLDGRLFCEQLSAESLAKAAGTPLYVYSAATLRDHFKRLEQAFTPVKPLVCFSVKCNANLSVLRLLAAEGAGMDVVSGGELMRARRAGVPASSCVFAGVGKSDEEIELALREGIGLLNIESEAEFENVAAIARRLGLRCDAALRINPDVDPKTHRYTTTGRKETKFGVDLERARAFFARYGRDEFARLRGLHLHIGSPVYTTDPYVQSVTKALALKEQLERDGFTIDALDLGGGFGADYTTGQSPMVQAYADAIVPLLLPHHARGLRLFLEPGRTIAANAGILLTRVLYMKRSGDKRFAICDAGMQTLLRPSHYEAFHFIWPANPGTPMVPPSRSTDPGLPGLSPCDVVGPICETGDFLAVDRALPELARGDLLAVFSAGAYGMTMASRYNSSPLPAEVLVDGDTATVVRQREAWDDLMAHESAPVPLKVSAGATAARPAGVR